The stretch of DNA GTTTAGAGGTGAACTAAtaagattttattctaatgtgtaTAATTTGATTCACAAATCACAAAGCGCATAGTTCCATATAGCATGACTTTTATTTTTGAACATATTTAATTTCCATTACCAATTtgtactaattaattaattaatttcttacAATACACGCATGAATTGAGTAGTTAAAGttgtgaagaaaaaataatagttttttttataatggttCATGCGGAAAAGAGATCTAGTAATTCAGAGTTTCGCTGCGAAATAAGTAAAGcctaacaaaaaaattatttcacctAGAAATCGAACTCAGGTTCTCCAGAATTTACGCaccatttataaaatataaacaaaaaagaattattttgGTTAACTAATTGCCACTTCCATtgcctaaaaaacaaaaaatagccaCTTCCATGAAACTACTTCCAAGAAAAAATAATAGTCAAATTTTATTCTTATCTTTATACACACattatactatactatactatactatactatatattCACATgatcgatccatacaagtactAATCCAATACTTGGTGAAATCATCCGAGGAAATTCAATTAATGTAAGCAATAatgttgttgtttgtttgatcttatatatttaattattttttctttatataattCCTCcctttaattatatattttttattgtggTTGTGGCTATACATGCAGAGACAAAGGAAGCTACAATGCACAAAATAGAATGGATATTAATATGGTTATCTTTTATTTGTCTCTTCTGGTTTATGCCAAAATCAGTAGTTGAAAATCATCCAAACAACAATGTTCCtgaaattcatcatcatcataagtATGATGTCTTTGTTAACTTTCGTGGTTCAGACATCCGCAAAGGTTTTCTTGCTCATTTGATTAAAGCTTTATCTGAAAAGAAAATTGTTACTTTTGTAGATGATAAACTTAAAAGAGGAGATGAAATATCAGCACTTTATGATGCAATTGAAAAATCATTGATATCTTTGGTTATATTCTCTCAAAATTATACTAGTTCAGCTTGGTGTTTGGATGAGTTAGTCAAAATTGTTGAATGTAGAGAAAAAAATGGACAGATTTTATTGCCTGTTTTCTATAAAGTGGACCCTACTAATGTGAGGAATCAAAATGGAAGTTATGGTAATATTGCTGTTGCTGAACAAGAAAAATGGTTCGATTCGAGTAGGGTGGCAAAATGGAAATCTGCTTTGAAAAAATCGGCTGATATTAGTGGGTTTCCTTCCTCTGATTTTTCGtaagttttgttttaattaatttttaatatttgatattttgcaGCTGTTAAATTTATCATATTGTGTTAATATAACTCATAAAACTATTAGTTCAAGTGATTAGGTTCTTTAACTCCATAAATAGATAGTCAGAGATTCGATCATCGACTcttttgtaaagaaaaaattcaGTTGATAGAAGTAGAAATATTGCAAATAGtggaaacgtaagggaccaaattgatactttttaaatataagggaccaaattaaaacttaaaataaacgtaagagaccaaatacgTAGTTAAGagttttttgttgatattttatAACACTTATTGAGAAAGAAATGTTATACGATGGTAGTTGTCTTGGCATAAGGTATGAAAGTAAATAATATGGTACATGTATGTGTCTCACCCGTTTgataaatatgatattcatAAATGTCACATATATGTGCATGCATTCTTTAAGTGGATAATCTATATAGGAATATTTATTTGGGTACAAtcttaaataaacttttttctttcaacaccggcccactggaccgcctaatctTGTTCAGGGGTCATTTCTGATATCAAGTTATTCCAGTCCCCTCCCTTTTAAGATCTTTTTCCTGTTTGCTTTACATTTTTTCCCATAGGAATGATGCTAAGCTTATTGAAGAAATAGTTAAAGTTGTGTTGAAGAGGTTGGATCATGGGCGTCTAGTTAATTCAAAAGGAATTGTTGGAATtggaaaacaaatttcaaatgtGGAATCATTGTTACAATTAGAGTCACAAGATGTTCGTGCTATTGGAATTTGGGGGATGAGTGGTATAGGTAAAACAACTATTGCAGAAGAAGTATATAGCAAGCTATGTTCCGAGTATGACGGTTGTTACTCGATGACTGATGTTCGAGAAGAATGTAGAAAAAATGGAATAATGTCTTTAAAGAAAGAGATTTATTCTACTCTATTAAAGCAACAAGATTTGGATATCGACACACGAAGTGGATTACCTTCTTCTGTTGTGAGGATGCTTCGTCGTATGAAGGTTCTTGTTGTTCTTGATGGTGTCAATGATCTACAAcaactaaattatttaattggatCGACGACACTTGATTGGTTTGGAAATGGTAGTAGAATAATCATAGGTGACAACTTGGTTACCCATCACTATACAATGGGTAAACTAGCCCATTTGAGTTGGCAGTCATCAAAACCATCCATTTTATCATCTATTATTTATGTTGTAAagattatataatttataaaactaGTAActcaaaatagtttaattgcAAAAACACCCACTGAATTTTGACATCAATTTATCGTTTAATCTTCTTCTTGTTTGCAGCAAAGAGCAAATGAACTTCATCatatttttaaccaaacaaaaagaATTCGTTTAAtcttcttatttattttcttcagcAAATGAACTCATATTTTCAACCTCTTTTTTAGCAAATGAACTTCAGcatatcttcttcttcatgacataaaatttgtttaatcttcttctttatttcttAACAATCGGGTAATTTTCGTTTTATCTTGTTTGCCAAATTTTCAAATCTTGTTATGCAACAAACTGAAGGGAAAATCTATAGGGTTATTATAGAGCAAGATTTTACGAATTTAATGTCacaaatttcatgtttttttgaCAATCAAAGATGGAGAAATCTAAGAAAAATATTGTCTTTTGTGGGTTCAAAGATTTGCAGTTTTCTTTgtaaatatcaagtttttatgtttaaaacttgattattttgtGTTAAGATCATTAGAAATTGAAATCCGGTCGAAACCCACAAAAATAGTACAAAACAGTGCTGAAAAACTCGAAATTTTCATGTGTTTGAGTGTGACCCGCGTTTTGACCCGTTTCTGATCATGGGTTGACCCACcagaggttgaagatgatgttgctCATGGGTGTACAAAGTCCACTCGCGGATTAGAGAGAGTGGGAGAGAGTGTGCTTGCTACGAACGTCCGTTTTTAATACCGTTTTTTGCGTTGCGCTCTATTTTACTAGCTTTATTTTACCaatatttttctgaatttttttcatgcgttaaagattttttataaaatataacaccttaaattagttaattaaatatattttaaatgaaattattatgaaaaattagaaattttaaatCGTACTATTATTAATACTAACATTAATTTCAACAGCATTCGTCACAGATTTATGTacttatatatgtgaaaaaagATTTTTATGTCACGATatgataaaattttgaaaatttgtgaGTATTTTTAATATACCAACATCAATGTGGTATTTTTATAAAGTGAAATCTGACACGCAAGGTTGATTTATGTACTTATAGGCGGTAAAACCTATTAactctatttttaaaatataaatattaatttattatttttatgattagAATTTTAAATGCTAAATTGaaggagaaaataaaaaataaaaataagtaattctagtaaaaagataaaaattgaaCGTAAATATGCAAGGTTGATTTACTCATAATTCTAAGTAATTGcttaatttgaatttaaaaatatatattactcataattaattaaagagtGGCGACTCAATTAGTTACTCCCTTCGTAatactttataagcaaaaatgtattttatcagtttattgtatatttaatcTATCTAGTTTGCATTAGTGTTACGGATCATTTATGAGTTTTAGAAGAGCTTTTGAAAGATTTAATGGTCTTTTTATAGATAGAACAAAACTTatatgtattgttttatgtGCAGTTTTCTCTGTTCCTCTCATAACAAATTAGAAGAGCTTTTGAAAGATTTAATGGCCTTTTTATagataggacaaaacttatatgtatTGTTTTAGGTGCAGTTTTCTCCGCTCCTCTCATAAAAATGTAGTAAAAACTCTGTATATGACACTGTACATGATTTTTCTTGGTTTATTAATTAGAGAGTGGTGGTTTATGATCAATTTTGACCCGGAATCACCCCTTTTGATTGTTTTTCatactaattaattttattatattattattaatggttaGTATCAAATTTTGTAgcaatattgtttatgtttcgtttatatatataaaaaaaaacgtttatgtttcttttcttttttttgatgaaaaatattgtttgtatttttttttatagagtactAGTTTAAATACCTGTGCATTCGCACAGGtgattgacttttattcgatatttaagtttgtcattatattatggtagaaactttacttagaaaatatttgaaaatttgccATGGTGTGACGCGAACATAGTAGTGGAGGAGAGTGACGACACGAGATGGAGCGGTGAAGACTAGAGGGTGATATTGGAGATGCGAGTTAGAGTGACGCATGTGGGTTAGGTTTTCTTCACAGCAACCTCCTTCCTTGTTATGAGAGAAGAAACAAAGAACCAGTGGTATTGTGAGGGTGAACAATAACATCACGATTAAGTGGTGAGTGCGACGGGACTATCTAGCAGTCATGGTGTTTTAGGGTTCGGTAGttaaaagagattttttttacttatcatgtatgtatatatatatattaaaataattttttatgaaaattttcataattgaaTTAAAGTATAAgataacaaatatattataacgatactaaaaaaattggtaaattGTTTATcagataaatattatttatccaGTAATacaatactttattttttttattacaaggaATACTATATATgctatataatattaataaatttacACATGAAATTATTGAACCTTTTCAAATAATTActcttataatatattttattagttcaatattactataattatattttgcaacatatattttcataataattttattagaaatatatttgattaaatcatatatggttttatattttataaaaaattctttaaCGCCTGAAAAAATTTCagaaaaatattagtaaaacaAATCTCGTTAAATAGAGCGCAATGCAAAAAACGGCATAAAAAACGGACGTTCGTAGCGATCACACTCTCTCGCACTCTCTCTAATATGTGAGTGGGCTTTGCACACACATGAACAGTGTCATCTTCAACCTCTGGCGGGTCGACCCATGACCAGAACCGGGTCAAAACGCGGGTCAAGCTCCAACACATGAAAATTCCGTTTTTCAGCACCGTTTCGCATGATTTTTTGTGGGTTTCGATCGAAATGCAATTTCTAACGATCTTAACACAAATTAACCAAgtcttaaacataaaaaagtgaGATTTACACACAAATTCGCAAATCTTTAAAACCCATAAAAGAAAAGgtattttttagatttctcCCTCTAGAATTGTCGAAAAAACACGAAATTTGTACCTTTAGATTCGTAAAATCATGCTCTACAAAATCCCTATTATTATTCCTTTCAGTTTATGACATATCAAGATTCGAAAATTTGAGAAACAAGAAAAACGAAAATTACCCATGagttaagaaaaaaagaagaattgtttagtttagttgaaaaaaaaatgaagaagttGATTACTGCAAAACATGAAGAAGAAGGAGGAATGAAAATTTAGtgttattatcaaaaaaaaaaaaaaaaaaatttagtgttAAAATTTAGTGGGTATTTTTTGCAATTAAAGTATTTTGAGTTACTAGAATTgtaaattaaatattgtttataaCATAAATGATGAAAAATGAATGGATGGTTATGATGCTGCCAACACAGATGGGCTACTCTACCCATTTTGTAAGAATGGGTAGATAAGAATTTGCCATAATCATAACAAGTGGAGATAAGCAAGTACTTGTCGAAAGAGGGGTTGATATATATGAGGTTAAGGCATTAGACTTTGATGACTCTCTTATGCTTTTCAATATGTATGCCTTTGAACAAAATCATGCATATCAGGAAGAGTACTATGAGTTGTCGAAGATGATGGTCAAGCATGCCGCAGGAATTCCACCTGCTCTTGAACATTTGGGTCGTCGGCTTCGTGGAAAAGATATAGAAGCATGGGAAAAGCAGTTAGGGAGGCTTAAAAAAAGAGTTCCAATTAAAAAAGTtcatgaaatttttaaattgagtTACAATGATCTTGATCGTCACGAGCAGAAGATACTATTAGACATTGCATGTTTTTTTGATGGATTGAATCTCAAAAATGACGACATACAACTGTTGGTAAAAGATCGTGATTATTCATTGGCTGATGAGCTCGATAGTTTGATAAATAAAGCTCTTATAACCATTTCTCCAGATAATGTTGTATCCATGCTAAACATTATACAACAAACAGCTTTGGAAATTGTTCGCGAAGAATCCAATGACGACCCTGGAAAACAAAGCCGACTACAGGATCCTGATGATATTTATTATGTGCTGAAAAATAACAAGGTAAAAGCCTAACTCATTGATGAATCCATCTGTTTTAAAACTCATGAGTGTTATAGTCTAGACACTTAGTTTCGAAAAATT from Trifolium pratense cultivar HEN17-A07 linkage group LG5, ARS_RC_1.1, whole genome shotgun sequence encodes:
- the LOC123883105 gene encoding disease resistance protein RPV1-like isoform X1; its protein translation is MHKIEWILIWLSFICLFWFMPKSVVENHPNNNVPEIHHHHKYDVFVNFRGSDIRKGFLAHLIKALSEKKIVTFVDDKLKRGDEISALYDAIEKSLISLVIFSQNYTSSAWCLDELVKIVECREKNGQILLPVFYKVDPTNVRNQNGSYGNIAVAEQEKWFDSSRVAKWKSALKKSADISGFPSSDFSNDAKLIEEIVKVVLKRLDHGRLVNSKGIVGIGKQISNVESLLQLESQDVRAIGIWGMSGIGKTTIAEEVYSKLCSEYDGCYSMTDVREECRKNGIMSLKKEIYSTLLKQQDLDIDTRSGLPSSVVRMLRRMKVLVVLDGVNDLQQLNYLIGSTTLDWFGNGSRIIITSGDKQVLVERGVDIYEVKALDFDDSLMLFNMYAFEQNHAYQEEYYELSKMMVKHAAGIPPALEHLGRRLRGKDIEAWEKQLGRLKKRVPIKKVHEIFKLSYNDLDRHEQKILLDIACFFDGLNLKNDDIQLLVKDRDYSLADELDSLINKALITISPDNVVSMLNIIQQTALEIVREESNDDPGKQSRLQDPDDIYYVLKNNKGSEAIRSLAIDVSIIKELQLHPKVFAKMNKLRYLDIYSNGYSYDFVRSRGGLNLSQGLEYLPNELRYLRWARFPLESLPCTFSGEKLVVLDLQYSRVRKLWHDDHKKDLANLKYLKLGSSSDLLELPDLSNAKNLEVVDLRLCTGLTSVHPSVFTLNKLEKLDLGGCFSLRSFRSNIRFSSLRYLSLAGCTALKEFSVTSKEMVNLNLELSGIKQLPSAIGLQTKLEKLLLAHSYIENLPKSIKHLPRLRHLDLRHCRKLRSLPKLPSSLITLNASDCVSLENVTFPSTDVQMLKENKTRVSFWNCLKLDQHSLRAIGLNAQINIKKFAHQHISISLDHDHDAQGTYVYPGSSVPEWLVYRTTHDYMTIDLSFVNHSSPLAFILCFIVPQVESPGFILRFNIGIDEGEDIQLYLDRPSREIKSDHVYLISDRGFSRYLNNQVKDQPKFKIKVTAESHTLTSDYVSLIMLRGFGVSPINTS
- the LOC123883105 gene encoding disease resistance protein RPV1-like isoform X2; translation: MHKIEWILIWLSFICLFWFMPKSVVENHPNNNVPEIHHHHKYDVFVNFRGSDIRKGFLAHLIKALSEKKIVTFVDDKLKRGDEISALYDAIEKSLISLVIFSQNYTSSAWCLDELVKIVECREKNGQILLPVFYKVDPTNVRNQNGSYGNIAVAEQEKWFDSSRVAKWKSALKKSADISGFPSSDFSNDAKLIEEIVKVVLKRLDHGRLVNSKGIVGIGKQISNVESLLQLESQDVRAIGIWGMSGIGKTTIAEEVYSKLCSEYDGCYSMTDVREECRKNGIMSLKKEIYSTLLKQQDLDIDTRSGLPSSVVRMLRRMKVLVVLDGVNDLQQLNYLIGSTTLDWFGNGSRIIITSGDKQVLVERGVDIYEVKALDFDDSLMLFNMYAFEQNHAYQEEYYELSKMMVKHAAGIPPALEHLGRRLRGKDIEAWEKQLGRLKKRVPIKKVHEIFKLSYNDLDRHEQKILLDIACFFDGLNLKNDDIQLLVKDRDYSLADELDSLINKALITISPDNVVSMLNIIQQTALEIVREESNDDPGKQSRLQDPDDIYYVLKNNKGSEAIRSLAIDVSIIKELQLHPKVFAKMNKLRYLDIYSNGYSYDFVRSRGGLNLSQGLEYLPNELRYLRWARFPLESLPCTFSGEKLVVLDLQYSRVRKLWHDDHKDLANLKYLKLGSSSDLLELPDLSNAKNLEVVDLRLCTGLTSVHPSVFTLNKLEKLDLGGCFSLRSFRSNIRFSSLRYLSLAGCTALKEFSVTSKEMVNLNLELSGIKQLPSAIGLQTKLEKLLLAHSYIENLPKSIKHLPRLRHLDLRHCRKLRSLPKLPSSLITLNASDCVSLENVTFPSTDVQMLKENKTRVSFWNCLKLDQHSLRAIGLNAQINIKKFAHQHISISLDHDHDAQGTYVYPGSSVPEWLVYRTTHDYMTIDLSFVNHSSPLAFILCFIVPQVESPGFILRFNIGIDEGEDIQLYLDRPSREIKSDHVYLISDRGFSRYLNNQVKDQPKFKIKVTAESHTLTSDYVSLIMLRGFGVSPINTS